A segment of the Deltaproteobacteria bacterium genome:
TGGTCGGCGCCTACCTGGTCGCCTTCGCGCTCTTCAACCGGGACGTGGTCCTGGTGGACCTCACGCCCTTCCCGACGGTCGAGGTCCCCATCTACGGGGTGGCGGCCCTCGGCGTGCTGGGTGGCGCCATCGTGATGGGGGTGGTGACCCTCCTCACGGCCTTCCGGGGCGCTCGCCTCCGCAAGGGGATGCGCCAGCGCATCCAGAGCCTCACCGAGGAGGTCAACCGGCTCCGGAACCTCCCCCTGCAGGGTGAGGCCGGCCAGGAGCCCGGGAAGGATGCCTGAGGAGACCCTCTTCTGGATCGCCACCGGGGTGGTGGCGGCGCTCGGGGTCGCCAGCCTCGCCCTCTGGGGGCGGATCAGCGGCGGCCGTCAGCGGGCGGTGGACGAGAAGCAGGCCTACCTCAAGGGCGTGCACTACCTGCTGGTCGATGACACCGACGCGGCCATCGAGGCCCTGACCCGGGTGGTCGAGGTGAACACCGAGACCATCGACACCTACTTCGCCCTCGGAGTGCTCTTCCGGCGCAAGGGGGAGCTGGAGCGGGCCACCCGCATCCACCAGAACATCCTGCTGCGGCCCGGGATCTCTCCGCGGATCGAGGCGCAGGCCCACTGCGAGCTGGCCGAGGACTACCGCGCCTCGGGCCTGCAGGAGGAGTCGGCCGCCGCCTACGAGAAGGCCGAGAAGGTGGCGCCCAAGGGCTGGGACCGCCTGCCGGAGGTCCTCGAGGGGCTGCGGGACGTGCGCATCCTCCAGGGACGCCTCGAGGCCGCCGTCGAGGTGCAGCGCCGCCGGATGCGGCTGGTCGACGGCGACGAGCGCGGGGTGCTCGCCCACCTCCTGGCCGCCCTCGGGGCGCGGCTGGCGGGGGAGGGGGCCACCGAGGAGGCCCGCCGCTTCCTGAAGGAGGCCCTCAAGGCCGACGCCGACTGCGTCGAGGCTCACCTGGAGATGGGGCGCTTCGCCGCGAAGCAGCTCGCCGACCGGAAGCTGGCGCAGAAGCACCTCGAGCGGGCGATCGATCTGCAGCCCGAGGTCATCGTGCTGGCCTATCCCATCCTGGCCGACCTCCACTTCGAGGGAGGGGACTTCGAGGCCTTCGGCGCCTTCCTGCAGGCCGCGGTCGGCCGCCACCCCGACGACCCCCACCTGCGGCTGGCCCTGGCCCGGCACCTCCGGGCCCGGAAGCTGAACGACCGGGCGGTGGAGGAGCTGCGGCTGGCCCTCGACCTCGATCCGGACTTCCGGGCCGCCCGGCAGGAGCTGGGCCGGATCCTCCTGGAGGAGGACAAGGGGCGAGAGCTGCGGGAGCAGTTCGCGGCCATCCTCGAGGGGGCACCTCCGAAGGCCTCGGACTTCACCTGCGCGCGCTGCGGGCAGCCGGTCGGGGCGCTGCTCTTCCGCTGCCCCCGCTGCCAGGCCTTCGGGACGATCCGCTGGAGGGCGGCGACGGCCTGAGCGCGCCGCCCCCGTTGCCGTCCCCGTCCTCGTCCCCGTCTTTTCCCGGGGAACCCGGGATGGGACGCATTTCTTGACGGATCCGGATCCCGTTGCAGGATGAGTGTGCCGAGGTAGGCAAAGGGTGCCGTCAGGATCCGGCGGTCCCCCGAACTCCTACCCCCGACGACATCGAGAGAGACGGAAGGCGAGAACGTGCAAGAGCGAGTGAGAGAGCTGGTCGAGGCGGCCCTGAAGGCGGCCGTGGAGGCCGGAGAGCTGGACCTGGGCGAGGCCGGGCTGGCGGGGGCTCCCCCCGTGACCCTGGAGGCTCCCCGCCGTCCCGAGCACGGGGACTTCGCCACCAACATCGCGATGAGCCTGGCCCGCGTGGCCCGGAAGAAGCCCCGGGAGATCGCCGAGGTGCTGGCCGCGCGCCTGAAGGAGACCGAGCTCTCCGAGGTCGACGTGGCCGGACCGGGCTTCATCAACCTGCGCCTCCCGCCCGCCGCCTGGGGGAGGGCCCTGGGCGCCGTCCACGAGGCCGGCGACGCCTTCGGCCACACCGAGGGCGGCGCGGGCAAGCGGGTGCTGGTCGAGTACGTCAGCGCGAACCCCACCGGCCCGATGCACGTCGGCCACGGCCGCGGGGCCGTCACCGGCGACGTCGTCGCGACGCTCCTCACCTGGGCGGGCTACGAGGTCGGCCGCGAGTTCTACGTGAACGACGCCGGCAACCAGATCAAGAACCTCGTGGCCAGCGTCCACGCCCGCTACCTCGAGCTGCTCGGCGAGACGGTCGAGTTCCCCGAGGACGGCTACCCGGGCGACTACATCATGGACTGCGCGAAGGCTCTCCACGCGAAGGAGGGTGAGCGCTTCCGGGAGGCCGACGAGGCCGCCCTGGCCGAGGTGCGGGCCTTCAGCGTCGAGTACATGCTCGACTGGATCCACGAGGATCTCGCGGCCTTCGGCATCGTCTTCGACGACTTCGCCTCCGAGCTCTCGATCTTCGAGCGGGGCCTGGTGAAGGAAGCCCTCGAGGAGCTGCGGGGGAAGGGCCTGCTCCAGGACGAGCCCGACGGCGCGGTGCTCTTCCGGGCCACCGAGTTCGGGGACGACAAGGACCGCGCGGTGCTCAAGCGCGACGGGACCCACACCTACCTGGCCGCCGATCTGGCCTACCACCGCGACAAGCTCAAGCGGGGCAACGACTGGCTGATCAACATCTGGGGCGCCGACCACGCGGGCTACGTCAGCCGGATGAAGGCCTCGATCCAGGCCCTCGGCCGCGATCCCGAGGCCCTCACCGTCGTGCTGGTCCAGATGGTCAACCTCACCCGGGACGGCGAGCCGGTGCGGATGGGCAAGCGCTCGGGCACCTTCGTCCCCCTGCGGGAGGTCATCGACGAGGTCGGCCGCGACGCGGCGCGCCTCTTCTTCATCATGCGGCGCTCGGACGCCCAGTTCGACTTCGATCTCGAGCTGGCCAAGAAGAGCTCCCTGGACAACCCGGTCCACTACGTGAAGTACGGCCACGCCCGCTGCGCCAGCCTCCTGGCGAAGGCCGAGGAGCGGGGCCTGCCCATCCCCGCGGGGGTGCCCGGGGAGGCGGCCCTCGCCGCGCTCGGCCTCCCGGAGGAGGTCGCGCTCTGCCGGGAGATCCTCTCCTTCCCTCAGGTGGTGGCCGGCGCCGCCCAGAACCTCGAGCCCCACCGCATCGTCTACTACCTCCAGGAGACGATCGCGGCCTTTCACAGCTACTACACCCGCACCGGCAAGGACGATCCGATCCTCTCGGACGACCCGGCCAAGCTCGCGGGACGCCTCTTCCTCGTTCAATCCCTCAAGCAGGTCCTCAAGAACGGCCTCCTCATCCTCGGGGTCGAGGCCCCCGAGCGCATGGACTGGTCGGAAGGAGAGCAATAGATGGCAACCTCCAAGAACAACCGCAGGCACGATGTCGACGTGGAGCTCACGCTGGAGCGCGGTCAGGTCACCTCCCTGATCGTCGGCTCGGTGGTCGCCCTGGGGGCCGTCTTCCTGGTGGGCGTGGGCGTCGGACGGCGCCTGGCTCCGGTGCCCGAGGCGGGCGCCGCCAAGACCGAGGCCCGGGAGGGCACCGCCGCGGTGCCGACCCTGACCTTCCACGACACCCTGACCCAGGAGACCGTGGAGGAGGCCGTCGCCGTCGCGCCGGCCGCGCCCGCGCCGGCCGCCAAGCCCGCCCCGGAGAAGGCCGCGCCGAAGCCCGAGAAGGCGCCGGCGCCGAAGGCCGACGCCGAGGCCCTCGCGAAGACCCACGCCTCGGTGGCCGCCACCGTCGCGGCCCTGGCCAAGCCCGCGGCCAAGCCCGAGGCGGAGCCGAAGGCCGTCGAGAAGACCGCCGTGGCCACCGCGAAGGCCGCCACCGACGCCGCCAGCGAGACCCGCTTCTCGGTGCAGGTCGCCTCCTCCCAGAAGGAGGCCGACGTCACCCGGCTGGCCGCCCGCATCAAGGAGGCCGGCTACGAGGCCACCATCGTCCCCGCCGAGATCCCCGGCCGGGGCCGCTGGTACCGCCTGCGGGTGGGCAGCTTCGCCAGCCGCGAGGACGCCGCGATGAAGCAGGCCGAACTGAAGGTCGCCCTCGATCTCTCCGGGATGGTGGTCGCCATCTGAAGCCTCCGGCGGTAGGCTCCGGCCATGATCCGCCGAGTCGAGAAGCCCTGGGGCCACGAGATCATCTGGGCCCACACCGACCGGTACGTCGGGAAGCTGCTCCACATCGACGCCGGACAGCAGCTCTCCTACCAGTACCACGAGCTCAAGGAGGAGACGCTCCGCGTCGAGCGCGGGCGGATGCTCCTGGTCTACGACCACGGGCAGGGTGAGGGCCGGCAGGAGCGGGTGATGGAGGCCGGCGACGTGGTCCACATCCCGCCCGGGATGCGCCACCGGATGATCGCCGAGACCGACGTCGACGTGATCGAGGTCTCGACCCCCGAGCTCGACGACGTCGTCCGCCTCGAGGACGCCTACGGGCGGGAAGGGACGAGCACGCCATGACCCGCATCGCCAGCAGCACCGCAGCCCTCCTCCTCGGCCTCGCCCTCGTGGCCGGCGCGGGGGCCTGCGGCGAGTTCGATCCCGGGGACGAGGTCCTGCTCTTCGAGGTCGTCCCGCAGCAGGTGCCGGTGGGCGCCAGCGCCGAGCTGCGCGGCCAGAACCTGGGCGAGACCCAGGGGGCCGGGTGGGTGACCCTCGCGGGCGCCCCGGCGCCGGTCCAGGCCTGGGCGCCGGACCGCATCCTGGTCGAGGTCCCCCAGGTCGGCCCCGGCGAGGTCCTGGTCGTGGTGAACTGGCCCGACCACCGCACCGAGCCGGTGGCCCTCACCGTCCTGCCCTGAGCCGACGGCCGTGGAGCGGATCGCGCAGGGCGAGGGGTGGGTGGCGGTGGCCAAGCCCTCGGGGCTCCCGGTGGTGCCCACCCGCCAGGATCCAGAGGGGGAGACGGTCCAGCGCCTCCTGGAGGCCGAGCTCGGCCAGAAGGTCTGGGTGGTGCACCGCCTCGACATGCTGACCAGCGGGGTGC
Coding sequences within it:
- a CDS encoding tetratricopeptide repeat protein; amino-acid sequence: MPEETLFWIATGVVAALGVASLALWGRISGGRQRAVDEKQAYLKGVHYLLVDDTDAAIEALTRVVEVNTETIDTYFALGVLFRRKGELERATRIHQNILLRPGISPRIEAQAHCELAEDYRASGLQEESAAAYEKAEKVAPKGWDRLPEVLEGLRDVRILQGRLEAAVEVQRRRMRLVDGDERGVLAHLLAALGARLAGEGATEEARRFLKEALKADADCVEAHLEMGRFAAKQLADRKLAQKHLERAIDLQPEVIVLAYPILADLHFEGGDFEAFGAFLQAAVGRHPDDPHLRLALARHLRARKLNDRAVEELRLALDLDPDFRAARQELGRILLEEDKGRELREQFAAILEGAPPKASDFTCARCGQPVGALLFRCPRCQAFGTIRWRAATA
- the argS gene encoding arginine--tRNA ligase; translation: MRELVEAALKAAVEAGELDLGEAGLAGAPPVTLEAPRRPEHGDFATNIAMSLARVARKKPREIAEVLAARLKETELSEVDVAGPGFINLRLPPAAWGRALGAVHEAGDAFGHTEGGAGKRVLVEYVSANPTGPMHVGHGRGAVTGDVVATLLTWAGYEVGREFYVNDAGNQIKNLVASVHARYLELLGETVEFPEDGYPGDYIMDCAKALHAKEGERFREADEAALAEVRAFSVEYMLDWIHEDLAAFGIVFDDFASELSIFERGLVKEALEELRGKGLLQDEPDGAVLFRATEFGDDKDRAVLKRDGTHTYLAADLAYHRDKLKRGNDWLINIWGADHAGYVSRMKASIQALGRDPEALTVVLVQMVNLTRDGEPVRMGKRSGTFVPLREVIDEVGRDAARLFFIMRRSDAQFDFDLELAKKSSLDNPVHYVKYGHARCASLLAKAEERGLPIPAGVPGEAALAALGLPEEVALCREILSFPQVVAGAAQNLEPHRIVYYLQETIAAFHSYYTRTGKDDPILSDDPAKLAGRLFLVQSLKQVLKNGLLILGVEAPERMDWSEGEQ
- a CDS encoding SPOR domain-containing protein; its protein translation is MATSKNNRRHDVDVELTLERGQVTSLIVGSVVALGAVFLVGVGVGRRLAPVPEAGAAKTEAREGTAAVPTLTFHDTLTQETVEEAVAVAPAAPAPAAKPAPEKAAPKPEKAPAPKADAEALAKTHASVAATVAALAKPAAKPEAEPKAVEKTAVATAKAATDAASETRFSVQVASSQKEADVTRLAARIKEAGYEATIVPAEIPGRGRWYRLRVGSFASREDAAMKQAELKVALDLSGMVVAI
- a CDS encoding cupin domain-containing protein: MIRRVEKPWGHEIIWAHTDRYVGKLLHIDAGQQLSYQYHELKEETLRVERGRMLLVYDHGQGEGRQERVMEAGDVVHIPPGMRHRMIAETDVDVIEVSTPELDDVVRLEDAYGREGTSTP